A portion of the Clostridium gelidum genome contains these proteins:
- the rpmD gene encoding 50S ribosomal protein L30 produces MAKLRITLVKSLIGRKKDHIATANALGLKKIGKIVEPEATPQVQGMIKKIEYLLKVEEV; encoded by the coding sequence ATGGCTAAATTAAGAATTACATTAGTAAAGAGCTTAATCGGTAGAAAGAAAGACCATATCGCTACAGCAAATGCTCTTGGACTTAAGAAAATAGGTAAAATAGTAGAACCTGAGGCAACACCTCAAGTACAAGGTATGATAAAAAAGATTGAGTATCTATTAAAAGTAGAAGAAGTATAA
- the infA gene encoding translation initiation factor IF-1: MSKDDVIEMEGRVLESLPNAMFQVELESGHKILAHISGKLRMNFIRILPGDKVTVELSPYDLTRGRITWRAK, from the coding sequence ATGTCAAAAGATGACGTTATAGAAATGGAAGGCAGAGTATTAGAGTCTTTACCAAATGCTATGTTTCAAGTTGAACTTGAGAGTGGACATAAGATTCTAGCACATATATCAGGTAAATTAAGAATGAACTTCATAAGAATTTTACCAGGAGACAAAGTTACAGTAGAACTTTCTCCTTATGATTTAACAAGAGGTAGAATTACATGGAGAGCTAAATAA
- the rpsK gene encoding 30S ribosomal protein S11, protein MAAQKVKKTRRRKERKNVEHGAAHIKSTFNNSIVTLTDAVGNALSWSSAGALGFRGSRKSTPFAAQMAAEAAAKVAMEHGLKSIEVYVKGPGSGREAAIRSLQAAGLEVTLIKDVTPIPHNGCRPPKRRRV, encoded by the coding sequence ATGGCAGCTCAAAAAGTTAAAAAGACTAGAAGAAGAAAAGAAAGAAAAAATGTTGAGCATGGTGCTGCGCACATTAAGTCAACTTTTAATAATTCAATAGTTACTTTAACAGACGCAGTAGGAAATGCTTTATCATGGTCAAGTGCAGGAGCACTAGGCTTTAGAGGATCAAGAAAGAGCACACCATTTGCAGCTCAAATGGCAGCAGAAGCTGCAGCTAAAGTAGCAATGGAACATGGCTTAAAAAGTATAGAGGTTTATGTTAAAGGACCTGGTTCAGGAAGAGAAGCAGCTATAAGATCCTTACAAGCAGCAGGACTAGAAGTTACTTTAATTAAAGATGTTACTCCAATACCACATAATGGTTGTAGACCACCAAAGAGAAGAAGAGTCTAA
- the secY gene encoding preprotein translocase subunit SecY, with translation MLQTLKNAFKVPELRKKILWTILLVAVFRMGSHIPLPGINSDYLKSLASSGGLLGFYDMISGGAFSRSSILALGVMPYINASIIVQLLTVAIPQLEQLSKEGQNGRKKIQNATRYVAFAISFVLAYGIFATISSSGATRDLQIMQKAIVIFALVVGSTFCMWLGDQLTVKGIGNGTSILIFVNIISRVPVNIGSMITLKEAGNASIVEIVLFGIFIVLMLGMILYFSLSERRIPVQYAGKFASGNSNMVKSQSTHIPLSIIGSAVLAIIFSMSVMEFPKTMATLFGGIGESQKEWAKWILTNNTSVFNQKSWMYIVLYAILTVFFNWFYTQITFKPDEMSENLHKSAGFVPGVRPGEETTIYFERVLNRLSFIGGILAAFLAITPTIIQNYTQFQNISFSGTGLLIVINVALDFTRKVESQMVVRHYKGFLK, from the coding sequence GTGCTTCAGACTCTAAAAAATGCATTTAAAGTTCCTGAACTTAGAAAAAAGATTTTATGGACTATATTACTAGTTGCAGTTTTCAGGATGGGAAGCCATATTCCTCTTCCTGGAATTAATTCTGATTATTTAAAAAGCCTAGCTTCATCTGGAGGTTTATTAGGATTTTATGATATGATTTCTGGAGGTGCTTTTAGTAGATCTAGTATATTAGCATTAGGCGTTATGCCATATATTAATGCATCAATCATAGTTCAATTATTGACAGTTGCAATTCCTCAGTTAGAACAACTTTCTAAAGAGGGTCAAAATGGAAGAAAGAAGATACAAAATGCAACGCGTTATGTAGCTTTTGCAATATCTTTCGTATTAGCTTATGGGATATTTGCAACAATTTCAAGTAGTGGTGCAACACGTGATTTGCAAATAATGCAAAAAGCAATTGTAATTTTTGCATTAGTAGTTGGGTCAACATTCTGTATGTGGTTAGGTGATCAACTTACAGTTAAAGGCATCGGTAATGGAACATCTATCTTGATATTTGTTAATATAATTTCAAGGGTTCCAGTAAACATTGGATCAATGATTACACTTAAAGAAGCAGGAAATGCAAGTATTGTAGAAATTGTATTATTTGGAATATTTATTGTGTTAATGCTTGGAATGATTTTATATTTTTCTTTATCAGAAAGAAGAATACCTGTACAATATGCGGGTAAATTTGCTTCTGGAAATAGTAATATGGTAAAATCACAATCAACACATATTCCATTAAGTATAATTGGTTCAGCTGTTCTTGCAATCATATTTTCTATGTCAGTAATGGAATTTCCAAAAACAATGGCAACATTGTTTGGTGGAATTGGTGAAAGTCAAAAAGAGTGGGCAAAATGGATATTGACTAATAATACAAGTGTATTTAATCAAAAAAGTTGGATGTATATAGTGTTATATGCAATACTTACAGTATTTTTTAATTGGTTTTATACTCAGATTACGTTTAAGCCAGATGAAATGTCTGAAAACTTACACAAATCAGCTGGTTTTGTACCAGGAGTAAGACCAGGAGAAGAAACCACAATATACTTTGAAAGAGTTCTTAATAGACTATCATTTATTGGAGGAATATTAGCAGCATTTTTGGCTATTACACCAACAATAATACAAAACTATACACAATTTCAAAATATATCTTTTTCAGGAACCGGGCTATTGATTGTTATAAATGTTGCATTAGATTTTACTAGAAAAGTAGAATCACAAATGGTAGTTAGGCACTATAAGGGATTTCTTAAATAG
- the rpsM gene encoding 30S ribosomal protein S13, whose translation MARISGIDLPREKRVEIGLTYIYGIGLTTSQKILSVTGISAETRIKDLSEEEVNEIRTYINKNLMVEGDLRRDVAMNIKRLVDIGTYRGIRHRRGLPVRGQKTKTNARTRKGPKKTMANKKK comes from the coding sequence ATGGCAAGAATATCAGGTATTGACCTACCAAGAGAAAAAAGAGTTGAAATAGGTTTAACTTATATATATGGAATAGGATTAACAACTTCACAAAAAATCTTATCTGTAACTGGAATTAGTGCAGAGACAAGAATTAAAGATTTATCAGAAGAAGAAGTTAATGAAATCAGAACTTATATCAACAAGAACTTAATGGTTGAAGGTGACTTAAGAAGAGACGTCGCTATGAATATCAAGAGATTAGTAGATATAGGAACATACAGAGGAATTAGACACAGAAGAGGCCTTCCAGTAAGAGGACAAAAGACTAAGACTAATGCTAGAACTAGAAAAGGTCCTAAGAAGACAATGGCAAATAAGAAGAAATAG
- the map gene encoding type I methionyl aminopeptidase encodes MIIIKNHNEITLMKKAGRIVGETLLLLEKEVKPGVTTAELDRMAEEFITKHGAKPSFKGLYGFPSSLCISVNEQVIHGFPGAYVLREGDIVSIDCGALFDGFHGDAARTFRVGSISVDAQKLIDITKESFFQGIKFAKEGNKLTDISYGIQSYVEAAGFSVVRDFVGHGIGRKVHEDPNVPNFGKSGRGPKLLEGMVLAIEPMVNIGAHKVKTLKDGWTVVTADSSLSAHYENTVAILSDGPEILTLIK; translated from the coding sequence ATGATTATTATAAAGAATCATAATGAAATAACCCTAATGAAAAAAGCAGGCAGAATAGTAGGAGAAACATTGCTATTGCTTGAAAAAGAGGTAAAACCTGGTGTGACAACTGCAGAGTTGGATAGAATGGCAGAAGAATTTATAACTAAGCATGGAGCAAAACCTTCATTTAAAGGCTTATATGGTTTTCCTTCGTCACTATGTATTTCAGTTAATGAGCAAGTAATACATGGATTTCCAGGAGCATATGTTCTTAGAGAAGGCGATATAGTTAGCATTGACTGTGGAGCACTTTTTGATGGATTTCATGGAGATGCTGCAAGAACCTTTCGCGTTGGAAGTATTTCAGTAGATGCTCAAAAATTAATTGATATAACAAAAGAAAGTTTTTTTCAAGGTATAAAGTTTGCCAAAGAAGGAAATAAATTAACTGATATATCATATGGAATACAAAGCTACGTAGAAGCAGCAGGTTTCTCAGTTGTAAGAGATTTTGTAGGTCATGGGATTGGAAGAAAAGTTCATGAAGATCCTAATGTACCTAATTTCGGTAAATCGGGTAGAGGTCCAAAACTACTTGAGGGCATGGTATTAGCAATAGAACCTATGGTTAATATAGGTGCTCATAAAGTGAAAACTTTAAAAGATGGATGGACAGTTGTAACAGCAGATTCTTCTTTGTCAGCACATTATGAGAATACAGTTGCAATTTTATCAGATGGACCTGAAATATTAACACTGATTAAGTAG
- the rpsD gene encoding 30S ribosomal protein S4 translates to MARYTGATCRLCRREGMKLFLKGDRCFTDKCAFVRRSYAPGQHGASKKKVSNYGIQLREKQKAKRIYGILESQFSAYYEKADHIQGITGENLLRLLEMRLDNVVYRLGYGASRNEARQLVTHGHFLVNGKKVDICSYKVSVNDVITVCEKSRSSEKFKTFIENPKTLPKWLEANVDNYEGKVVAEPSREDIDVPVNETLIVELYSK, encoded by the coding sequence ATGGCTAGATATACTGGCGCTACATGTAGATTATGTAGAAGAGAAGGTATGAAACTTTTCCTTAAGGGCGATAGATGTTTTACAGATAAGTGTGCTTTTGTTAGAAGAAGCTATGCACCAGGACAACATGGAGCAAGCAAAAAGAAAGTATCAAACTATGGTATCCAATTAAGAGAAAAGCAAAAAGCAAAAAGAATTTATGGCATATTAGAAAGCCAATTCAGCGCATATTATGAAAAAGCTGACCATATTCAAGGAATAACAGGTGAAAACTTACTTAGATTATTAGAAATGAGACTTGATAACGTAGTTTATAGATTAGGCTATGGTGCATCAAGAAATGAAGCTAGACAATTAGTAACTCATGGACATTTCTTAGTAAATGGCAAAAAGGTTGACATTTGTTCATATAAGGTTTCAGTTAATGATGTTATTACTGTATGTGAAAAGAGCAGATCAAGTGAAAAGTTTAAAACTTTCATTGAAAATCCAAAAACTTTACCAAAGTGGTTAGAAGCTAATGTTGATAACTATGAAGGAAAAGTAGTTGCAGAGCCATCAAGAGAAGATATAGATGTGCCTGTTAACGAAACACTTATTGTTGAGTTATACAGTAAATAA
- the rplQ gene encoding 50S ribosomal protein L17, translating to MAGYRKLGLPTDQRRAMLRNLVTSLLKHGKIETTDTRAKETRSIAEKMITLGKRGDLHARRQVLSYVQEELVVKNLFDNVAPKYAERNGGYTRIIKKGPRRGDGAEIVILELV from the coding sequence ATGGCAGGTTATCGTAAACTAGGTCTTCCTACAGATCAAAGAAGAGCTATGCTAAGAAATCTTGTTACTAGTCTATTAAAACATGGTAAGATCGAAACGACTGATACAAGAGCTAAAGAAACTAGATCAATAGCAGAAAAGATGATTACTCTTGGAAAAAGAGGAGATCTTCATGCTAGAAGACAAGTATTATCTTATGTTCAAGAAGAATTAGTTGTTAAGAATTTATTTGATAATGTAGCTCCAAAGTACGCTGAAAGAAATGGCGGATACACAAGAATAATTAAAAAAGGTCCTCGAAGAGGGGACGGAGCTGAGATAGTAATACTTGAATTAGTATAA
- the rplR gene encoding 50S ribosomal protein L18 has protein sequence MFKKVDKKASREKRHLRVRKKVFGTAERPRLSVFKSEKNIYAQVIDDINGVTLVAASSLDKDFAAKGGTKEGAKLVGEVVAKRAIDKGIDVVVFDRGGYIYHGRVQELAQAAREAGLKF, from the coding sequence ATGTTCAAAAAGGTAGACAAAAAAGCAAGCAGAGAAAAACGTCACCTTAGAGTTCGTAAAAAAGTTTTTGGAACTGCGGAAAGACCAAGACTTTCAGTTTTTAAGAGTGAAAAGAATATATATGCACAAGTTATAGATGATATAAATGGTGTTACACTAGTAGCCGCTTCAAGTTTAGATAAGGATTTTGCTGCTAAAGGCGGAACTAAAGAAGGTGCTAAACTTGTAGGAGAAGTAGTTGCCAAAAGAGCTATAGATAAAGGAATTGATGTAGTGGTATTTGACAGAGGTGGATACATATATCACGGAAGAGTTCAAGAATTAGCACAAGCAGCTAGAGAAGCAGGCTTGAAATTCTAA
- a CDS encoding DNA-directed RNA polymerase subunit alpha, which produces MLEIEKPIIECIEANEDGTYGKYVVEPLERGYGITLGNALRRILLSSLPGTATTSVKIDGVLHEFSTVQGVKEDVTELILNVKSLALRMNGEGPKVIYIDAKGPGEITGADIKTDGDVEVVNKDLHIATLDNDGRLYMELTVNKGRGYVTQNKNKSDELPISSIAVDSIYTPVKRVNFTVDNTRVGQITDYDKLTLEIWTNGTVKIDEAISLSAKILIEHFKLFMSLTDNTNDVEIMIEKEDDKKEKVLEMTVEELDLSVRSYNCLKRAGINTVQELATKSMDDMMKVRNLGKKSLEEVERKLKELGLCLTLYEE; this is translated from the coding sequence ATGTTAGAAATCGAAAAGCCAATAATAGAATGCATAGAAGCTAATGAAGATGGTACGTATGGTAAGTATGTTGTTGAACCACTTGAAAGAGGATATGGTATTACATTAGGCAATGCTTTAAGAAGAATATTATTATCATCTCTTCCAGGAACTGCAACAACCTCTGTCAAAATTGATGGAGTGCTTCATGAGTTTTCTACTGTTCAAGGAGTTAAAGAAGATGTTACTGAATTAATTCTTAACGTAAAATCATTAGCTCTAAGAATGAATGGTGAAGGTCCAAAGGTTATTTATATTGATGCTAAAGGACCAGGTGAAATTACTGGAGCTGATATAAAGACTGATGGAGATGTTGAAGTTGTTAATAAGGATTTACATATTGCAACTTTAGACAACGATGGAAGACTTTATATGGAATTAACAGTTAATAAGGGAAGAGGATATGTTACTCAAAATAAAAATAAGAGTGATGAATTACCAATTTCATCAATAGCAGTTGATTCTATTTATACACCAGTAAAAAGAGTTAATTTTACTGTGGATAACACAAGAGTTGGTCAAATTACTGATTATGATAAATTAACTTTAGAAATTTGGACTAATGGTACTGTGAAAATAGATGAAGCTATTAGTTTATCAGCAAAGATACTTATTGAACATTTTAAGTTATTTATGTCATTGACAGATAATACTAATGATGTTGAAATAATGATAGAAAAAGAAGATGACAAGAAAGAAAAAGTCCTAGAAATGACTGTAGAAGAACTTGATTTATCAGTTAGATCATATAACTGTTTAAAAAGAGCCGGAATTAATACAGTTCAAGAACTTGCCACAAAATCTATGGATGATATGATGAAGGTAAGAAATCTAGGAAAGAAATCTTTAGAAGAAGTTGAAAGAAAGCTTAAAGAGTTGGGCTTATGTCTAACTCTATACGAGGAGTAA
- a CDS encoding adenylate kinase, which yields MKIVLLGPPGAGKGTQAKSISNKYSIPHISTGDIFRKNISGNTLLGIEAKSYMDNGQLVPDEVTINMVKDRLQKDDCNDGYLLDGFPRTVIQADALNNFLIERGEQLDTALLIKVPNEFILERMTGRRVCPSCGASYHVKFNPPSNEGKCDLCGSEVIQRKDDTVETVKERLDVYQRETQPLIEFYSEKQLLSEVNGTKAIIEVFRGICEILGKSN from the coding sequence GTGAAGATAGTATTACTAGGTCCTCCTGGAGCTGGAAAGGGAACACAGGCTAAATCAATCAGTAATAAATATTCAATACCACATATTTCTACAGGAGACATTTTTAGAAAGAATATTTCTGGAAACACTCTTTTAGGGATAGAAGCAAAAAGTTATATGGATAATGGACAGTTAGTTCCTGATGAAGTTACTATTAATATGGTTAAAGATAGACTGCAGAAGGATGACTGCAATGATGGATATTTATTAGATGGTTTTCCTAGAACTGTGATTCAAGCTGACGCTCTTAACAACTTTCTTATAGAAAGAGGAGAACAATTAGATACTGCATTATTAATAAAGGTACCTAATGAATTTATCCTAGAGAGAATGACTGGTAGAAGAGTATGTCCATCATGTGGAGCAAGTTATCATGTTAAATTTAATCCTCCAAGTAATGAAGGAAAATGTGATTTGTGTGGAAGTGAAGTTATACAAAGAAAAGACGATACAGTGGAAACTGTAAAGGAAAGATTGGATGTATATCAAAGAGAAACGCAGCCGTTAATTGAATTTTATAGTGAAAAACAATTGCTTTCAGAAGTAAATGGAACAAAAGCTATTATTGAAGTTTTCAGAGGGATATGTGAAATATTGGGGAAAAGCAATTAA
- the rpsH gene encoding 30S ribosomal protein S8: MVMTDPIADLLTRVRNANAVRHEVVEVPSSTIKKEIANILLQEGYIKEINEYNDGVVPMLRLSLKYGANKERVITGIKRISKPGLRVYCKKDEVPKVLNGLGIAVVSTSNGIMVDREARKNSLGGEVICYVW, encoded by the coding sequence ATGGTTATGACAGATCCTATAGCAGATTTATTAACTCGTGTAAGAAATGCTAATGCTGTAAGACATGAAGTGGTAGAGGTACCTTCTTCAACTATAAAGAAGGAAATAGCGAATATATTATTACAAGAGGGTTATATAAAAGAAATAAATGAATATAACGATGGAGTTGTTCCAATGTTAAGATTATCTCTTAAATATGGAGCTAACAAAGAAAGAGTTATAACTGGTATTAAGAGAATTTCTAAGCCAGGATTAAGAGTTTATTGTAAGAAAGATGAAGTACCAAAGGTTCTTAATGGATTAGGTATTGCTGTTGTTTCAACTTCAAACGGAATAATGGTAGATAGAGAAGCTAGAAAGAACAGTTTAGGTGGAGAAGTAATCTGTTACGTTTGGTAA
- the rpmJ gene encoding 50S ribosomal protein L36 — translation MKVRPSVKPICEKCKVIRRKGKVMVICENPKHKQKQG, via the coding sequence ATGAAAGTAAGACCATCAGTTAAGCCTATTTGTGAAAAGTGCAAAGTAATAAGAAGAAAAGGAAAAGTCATGGTTATCTGTGAGAATCCTAAGCACAAGCAAAAGCAAGGCTAA
- a CDS encoding KOW domain-containing RNA-binding protein — protein MQNNDLIGKVVLSKAGRDINHLYVVVRQIEKDYVLLANGNTKLIKMPKKKKVKHLSILEDIDDELLSSIQSCDKSTDLKIKRFLKLRGIVKEG, from the coding sequence TTGCAAAACAATGACTTGATTGGAAAAGTAGTACTTTCAAAAGCAGGAAGAGATATAAATCACTTATATGTTGTTGTTAGGCAGATAGAGAAGGATTATGTATTACTAGCTAATGGGAATACAAAGTTAATAAAGATGCCTAAGAAGAAAAAGGTTAAACACTTAAGTATTTTAGAAGATATAGATGATGAATTATTGTCATCAATACAATCATGCGATAAGAGTACGGATTTAAAAATTAAGAGATTCCTAAAGTTAAGAGGCATTGTTAAGGAGGGTTGA
- the rplO gene encoding 50S ribosomal protein L15 — MKLHELKPAEGSKKAPKRIGRGTGSGTGRNAGKGEKGQNARSGGGVRPGFEGGQMPLYRRLPKRGFTNIFAKKIVSINLDRLNIFENGTEVTPEVLLEKRVISKVLDGVKILGNGTIEKSLTVKGCKFSKSAIEKIEAAGGKVEVI, encoded by the coding sequence ATGAAACTTCACGAATTAAAACCAGCAGAAGGTAGCAAAAAAGCACCTAAAAGAATTGGTAGAGGTACTGGTTCTGGTACAGGAAGAAATGCTGGTAAAGGTGAAAAGGGTCAAAATGCAAGATCAGGTGGTGGCGTAAGACCTGGTTTTGAAGGCGGTCAAATGCCTTTATATAGAAGACTTCCAAAGAGAGGTTTTACAAACATTTTTGCAAAGAAAATTGTTAGCATAAATCTTGACAGATTAAATATTTTTGAGAATGGTACAGAAGTTACTCCAGAAGTTTTACTTGAAAAAAGAGTTATAAGTAAAGTATTAGACGGAGTTAAGATTCTTGGAAATGGAACAATAGAAAAAAGTTTAACAGTTAAAGGATGTAAGTTCTCTAAGTCTGCTATAGAAAAAATTGAAGCAGCTGGGGGAAAAGTCGAGGTGATTTAA
- a CDS encoding energy-coupling factor transporter ATPase produces the protein MNDEMIKCTNVYFKYIRNSEGIIQEKYAVKDVNLDVKKGEFLVILGHNGSGKSTIAKHMNALVLPTKGTVIVDGLNTSDSENVWNIRSKAGMVFQNPDNQLVATIVEEDVAFGPENLGVEPSEIRRRVDESLDKVGMSKYKRHAPHLLSGGQKQRIAIAGMLAIQPQCIIFDEPTAMLDPSGRRDVLNTIKDLNKNFGMTIVLITHYMDEAAQADRIIVMDEGSIIMEGTPRQIFPQVERMKKIGLDVPQVTELAYELKKAGIDINEKILNVDEMVNELCQLK, from the coding sequence ATGAATGATGAAATGATAAAGTGCACAAATGTATATTTTAAATATATAAGAAACTCAGAAGGAATTATCCAAGAAAAATATGCAGTTAAAGATGTTAATTTAGATGTAAAAAAGGGAGAATTTTTAGTTATACTAGGTCATAATGGCTCAGGTAAATCAACAATAGCTAAACATATGAATGCATTAGTATTACCAACAAAGGGTACAGTGATAGTAGATGGACTTAATACTAGCGATTCAGAGAATGTATGGAATATTAGATCTAAAGCTGGGATGGTATTTCAAAATCCCGATAATCAATTAGTTGCTACTATAGTTGAAGAAGATGTGGCGTTTGGGCCTGAAAACTTAGGGGTCGAGCCATCAGAAATACGTCGAAGAGTTGATGAGAGTTTAGATAAAGTAGGAATGAGTAAGTATAAGAGGCACGCACCGCATCTTTTGTCAGGTGGACAAAAACAGAGAATTGCCATAGCAGGAATGCTTGCAATACAACCGCAATGTATAATTTTTGATGAACCAACAGCAATGCTTGATCCATCTGGAAGAAGAGATGTTTTAAATACGATAAAAGACCTTAACAAAAATTTCGGTATGACTATTGTATTAATAACACATTATATGGATGAGGCAGCTCAAGCGGATAGAATTATAGTAATGGATGAGGGAAGCATTATAATGGAAGGTACACCCCGGCAGATATTTCCACAAGTAGAGCGTATGAAAAAGATAGGATTAGATGTTCCCCAGGTTACTGAATTAGCTTATGAATTAAAAAAGGCAGGAATAGATATAAATGAAAAAATATTAAATGTAGATGAGATGGTGAATGAGTTATGTCAATTAAAATAG
- the rplE gene encoding 50S ribosomal protein L5, whose product MTRLQEKYQKEVVPAMIEKFGYKNIMEVPKLEKIVINMGVGEAKENQKVLESAVNDLTLIAGQKPVLTRAKKSVANFKIRENMPLGCKVTLRKSQMFEFADKLVSIALPRVRDFRGVSSKAFDGRGNYSLGIKEQLIFPEIEYDKIDKVRGMDIIFVTSANTDEEARELLRFLGMPFAQK is encoded by the coding sequence ATGACAAGACTTCAAGAAAAATATCAAAAAGAAGTAGTTCCAGCTATGATTGAAAAGTTTGGATATAAAAATATAATGGAAGTTCCAAAACTTGAGAAGATTGTAATCAATATGGGAGTTGGAGAAGCTAAAGAAAATCAAAAGGTCTTAGAATCAGCAGTTAATGATTTAACTTTGATAGCAGGTCAAAAGCCTGTATTAACAAGAGCAAAGAAATCTGTAGCTAACTTTAAAATTAGAGAAAACATGCCATTAGGGTGTAAGGTTACTCTAAGAAAATCTCAAATGTTTGAATTTGCAGATAAGCTAGTGAGTATTGCATTACCAAGAGTTAGAGATTTCAGAGGAGTTTCAAGCAAAGCATTTGATGGTAGAGGAAATTATTCATTAGGAATCAAAGAGCAATTAATATTCCCAGAAATCGAATATGATAAAATAGATAAAGTAAGAGGAATGGATATAATCTTCGTTACATCAGCAAATACTGATGAAGAAGCTAGGGAATTATTAAGATTCCTTGGAATGCCATTCGCTCAAAAATAA
- the rpsE gene encoding 30S ribosomal protein S5, with protein sequence MRIDPSTLDLKEKVVFINRVTKVVKGGRNFRFSALVVVGDENGHVGVGMGKSIEIPEAIKKGIEDAKKNLVSVAMVGTTIPHRVNGKFGTANVLIMPAKEGTGVLAGGPARAVLELAGLKDVRAKSLGSNNPNNMVNATINGLASLRTVEDIAKLRGKSVEEILG encoded by the coding sequence ATGAGAATCGATCCTAGTACACTAGACCTTAAAGAAAAGGTTGTTTTTATAAACAGAGTTACTAAGGTTGTTAAGGGTGGTAGAAACTTCAGATTCAGCGCTCTAGTTGTTGTCGGAGACGAGAACGGACACGTTGGTGTTGGAATGGGTAAGTCAATCGAAATCCCAGAAGCAATTAAAAAAGGAATAGAAGATGCTAAGAAAAACTTAGTAAGCGTTGCTATGGTAGGAACAACAATTCCTCACAGAGTTAACGGTAAATTTGGAACTGCAAATGTTCTAATTATGCCAGCTAAAGAAGGTACAGGAGTTCTTGCAGGAGGACCAGCAAGAGCAGTACTTGAATTAGCAGGATTAAAGGATGTTAGAGCTAAATCATTAGGCTCAAACAATCCTAATAACATGGTAAATGCTACAATAAACGGATTAGCTAGTTTAAGAACAGTAGAAGATATCGCTAAATTAAGAGGCAAATCTGTAGAAGAAATATTAGGTTAG
- a CDS encoding type Z 30S ribosomal protein S14 gives MARKAIIEKWSKTPKFKTQAYTRCRICGRPHSVLKKYGVCRICFRELAYKGEIPGCRKASW, from the coding sequence TTGGCACGTAAAGCTATTATCGAAAAGTGGAGCAAAACTCCTAAATTTAAAACACAAGCATATACAAGATGTAGAATATGCGGAAGACCACATTCTGTATTAAAGAAATATGGAGTATGCCGTATTTGTTTTAGAGAACTTGCTTATAAGGGCGAAATTCCAGGTTGTAGAAAAGCAAGTTGGTAA
- the rplF gene encoding 50S ribosomal protein L6, which translates to MSRVGRLPIAIPADVTVTVTPENLVTVKGPKGELVKTMHKDISIAVENNEVIVTRHSEQKEYRALHGLTRALINNMVIGVKEGYQKTLDLVGVGYRAQLQGKKLVMNLGYSHPVEIEPIDGITFETPAATKIIVSGIDKEKVGFAAADIRKWRVPEPYKGKGIKYDNEVIRRKEGKTGKK; encoded by the coding sequence ATGTCAAGAGTAGGTAGATTACCAATAGCTATTCCTGCTGATGTGACTGTTACTGTAACACCAGAAAACCTTGTTACAGTTAAAGGACCAAAAGGTGAATTAGTTAAAACTATGCATAAAGATATTAGCATAGCTGTTGAAAACAATGAAGTAATTGTTACTAGACATAGTGAACAAAAAGAATACAGAGCTCTTCACGGTTTAACAAGAGCATTAATTAATAATATGGTAATTGGAGTAAAAGAAGGTTATCAAAAGACTTTAGATTTAGTTGGTGTTGGTTATAGAGCTCAATTACAAGGAAAGAAACTTGTAATGAACCTTGGATATTCACATCCAGTTGAAATTGAACCTATTGACGGAATCACATTTGAAACTCCAGCTGCAACTAAAATAATAGTTAGTGGAATAGACAAAGAAAAAGTTGGATTTGCAGCAGCAGATATAAGAAAATGGAGAGTACCAGAACCATATAAGGGTAAAGGTATTAAATATGATAATGAGGTCATTAGACGTAAAGAAGGTAAGACTGGTAAGAAATAA